The genomic region attctgtccataaaagtgcagccctggtggagtccaacatgcactgggaatgGGTCTGACTTACtaccggcaatgcgaacacagctcctgctctggttatacagggaccagacagcccttggTAGAgggcaccccccaaaggacaccacgaggaacacggtcaaatgccttcgcCAGgttcacaaaacacatgtagcaaatagcattacagtcacaaatTGTGTTTGCTAACGTGTGTTGTGTCagcatggtaactgctgaacattctgccatataCATGCATgtatcactgcaaagtatcaattgggGGAGATGTCAGGATGTAGATAAACCGCAGTGTTGGCTCAGCGGGGGTCTGGGGCTCCATGCTGCTACAGGTGTGTATAGAGACCGATATAGAGACACAGGGTCATTCGGAGTTGGATATTGAAGGCATTTTGAGTAGTggaatggttttaaaatgtgtcgAGTTGTTAGGGTGGTTATAGGAGCAACCTGTAGTGGTAGTGCTACCGCCAAAGTTACTTTGCTCTGCTTTAAGTATCAAGTATATCCCTTAGGATAAAAACCAAgtctgaaaatgtttgtattgtgaaaaCACTAGTCTATACTTAAACTACTAAAAGAACTAGATACACATTGGAACAAGAATCGATATGGAAAGGAACTTACAAACAATATGACAGGACCTTTCCTTAATAGTTCTAGTAAGGTCAAGTGCATTGAAAGAGGTGTAAGttgtagtgttttttgtttgttttttgttatctaACTATACATTACTagatacacatttaaacaggtaTCAACACAGAACAAAATCCTGATTAGTTCTATCATGGTCTTGATatcagaaataaacaaatgtgattgtATTTTCCAGAGAACTGAGATAAGAGACATAACTCTGGGTTAatgctgagaaaaagtttaatcACAAAGAAACCAAAAGCTCCATCTGAGCTTTCAACTTGATCACAAACCGAGTCGATGTGCCACTTTGTTGATCATGGATGTAGTGGTCACTTCTTTTCAGGGGTGCAACGGCAGATGAAGCCCTCCAGAGTCAGGGACACTTCCTTGGGTTTAGGTGTCGGCTGCAGAACATCTTTGGTACAGAtgtagaccagagaccaggagttTGGGGCGTCATTCCAAAATGTTGCTATTTTCAAAGAGAAATGGTTGGGTTTACAGATAATATAATGCAAAGAATTTATATATCATCTTTTAAGACACACAGTGAgattttacattgcattattcattcagtcaatacttaaaataaacttaagCCGTAACACGGTATTTGGAATGTGACTGCTTCTTTAGGAATTACTTTTAGGTGTGCATCTGCTGaggtttagcagcaaaactttgtGCACAGGTGAATAACAAAAATGAGAGAGAGCGATAGAGTTACAAAGGAACATATGAGGGGGTCTGAGGGTCCTCCAGTACATTTGATAAAAGTAAATCTTATTTTCTGTCATCTGTTTTAGGTGAAGAAATCACAGGTGGCAGTTGCGACAAGCAGACAGACATGAGAGAGGGAGCAGCAGCAACATGCTTTTATAGTAGTCTGagtgtttaaaatgacttttaCACATCCGTCTTCATGGGGCAAATATTAAACTTAATATTGTTGACCATGAGGGCACTTAAGGCAAAGGGGCAGATGCTTGAGCGCCTGCAATCactgcagaggacacatgagGTGTACGTTAACCTGACAAACAAAATAGTACAACTGAGTCAGCTAATGAGGTAACACCATTAAAGGGTTAAAAGTAAATATGTCCCCTTTTATCAGTCAGGAACTTCAGACCTAGTTCATCGTCTTTTCTAGGATTTGTGGACCCAACTCTTAACTGGTTTGAGCAAACTGGTTTAATGGTTTGAATTGTTTTAACAATTgtatctctttatctctctcatCTTTATCTTATGTTTCATTTCACATGAAGTCATCCACAAATTTTctcaaaaatgttttcagtGTTGTTGGGCGCagcattttaagcattttttttttttaaacaaacataatttaaagttctttttcctttcttttttttatcaaaagttttagaaaaagTTGTTTCCAAAcaaattttagattttatgaataaaaacaacatcttTGAAAAATTTCCATCTGGTTTTAGGGCCCTTCACACCATAGAAACTGCCCTCctcaaagttttaaatgacctaCTTTTATCTGCACATACAGGGGAGTGTttgatttgaatcatttcagacctgaGCGCTGCGTTCCACATGATTTTGCTAGAACTCCTAAAATTGTGGGTTTGCAGCTGAGACACTGCATTTGATtggttttattaaaatcttTTAACAGAactttatgatgatgatgatgattatcattattatcatcattgttgttgttactattattattattattattaaaaatgtgcgAGGTCCCATACCGTCCCAGTTCATCATGAGGCAGTGCTCTTTTCCTGCAGCGTTATCTGGCTGTGAGCCTGAAGGGGGCCAATGGGTGAAGTCCCAAACAGATCCATCGCTCCACAGCCACTTTCCTTCCTGTCAATATCACAAGGAATCACAACTTTAAAAGTGTTTAAGACAGAACTAGAGCCTGAAGACTGACCACATTTTTCTATTAGATTCATCAAAAGTACTAAAATTTGTATTGACACTATACTCAtatgagcaggtatcgatattaaaaaagtcacattcacaggacagaaatgaacctttcctgaacagctttagaatgatcttgagctgtatcagacaCAGACAAGTATAcacccatgaaccactatggaacctactggacgactgagggattacacagatataagaccacgtGGAAATAAAGCactgttatttaatgttgaaaataacattctagTATTTTGTATGATGACAACACTGGTTTCCATTACCTCCACAGCATCAGTCCCACCAAGCCAGGTGTGAATGTTGGTCCCAGTGCTCTTTACGATCATGTCCACAATGAAACGGTTCTGCTCCAGGCTGTGGATGGAGGGTAGGTTTGCACCGAGAGAGTGGCAGGTTTTCTATAGAATCAAAAAAGgtaattactgttattattattattattattatagggcccatattacgccattttctgatctatgttagaatgttgtttcctcatcaaaaacatgcctggagttatgttttatttcattcacacatgtttaacacacaaaccctgctttAAACCATAACTTTAAATCGTTAGCCCTATTATTATGTTTATCAATGTGAATTTTTGTTATTACCTCTGCATCGGTCCAGGACTTTTTCTCATTGAAGAACTTGAAACAACGAGACTCAAACCTGGTCCAGCCGTCAGGGCAGCCTTCAATAAACAACCAATAGAAATCATGCAAACTGTTGTCTATTgagtcataaaaacaaaactgtaacttGGTTTTACTGACCTTGGTCGCCCCCTGCCACCTGTGATTACAAAAATAAGATGCATTTAAACATTTCCAAATTTTccaaattaaattttattttgtacacCCATAAACCACAACAAAATTTGGAATAAAGTGGAACTATACCTGGACTAGacctagaccagaccaggactagaccagatcaggactagaccaggattagatcaggactaaaccaagactggaccaggctcagaccaggaccagactaagactaaaccagaccaggagtggaccaggaccaaaccaggacatgaccaggaccaaaccatgtctagaccaggactcggccaggactaaaccaggactagaccaggaccaaaccaggagtggaccaggaccagaccatgactagaccagggccaagcaaaaaccagaccaggactagaccgggaccagaccagtactagaccaggactaaaccaagactagacaaGGCtcagactaggactaaaccaggactagaccaggaccaaaccaggactagaccaggaccagaccagggccaaATTGAAgccaaaccagaacaaaaccttaaaccaggactcaaccaggaccaaaccagggttAGGTTCAAATACTTACAGATAGAGCACTCATCACAGCTGGAATAGTCAACCCTGCATCAATGGCCAAACAGCCCAGCACAATCAGAAGTCCACGTAGAGCCATCTgaacatgtataaatatatgaagGTTTTGTGAGCAGAGAGTTGTGACAGGAGAGACTGGAGACTTAACGTTAGAGCTCAGGAGTCACTGTGGCATTGAGAAAGTCTGGATGCATTTATACTGTCAAGAGCAGGAAGgaggaaacaaaaacaagtgaCAGGGAAAATCAAGGCTCCAGGATGACCTTTGTTTAGGTGAGTTTTGAGTATCGTCTCAGATAACTGACAGCTCTATCCGACAGCTCTATCTGACAAGTTTAGTACAGGCATACATACCTTTAATACCACTTTTCTTCACAATGTGCTTCTGTTTCCTGTTGGTCACAGGCTTTTTTAAGAgtccctttttgtttagtttacccctACATTCCTATTAATTAAACTACTTcctattttaccatttttctatcttggttttctttttgttacttccctttcCCTAACTGAGCTAGGTTATAACACCTCCTGTGTatctttatgttataatctgcacattttaaattgcaatattgatctaaaacgacttcacATCACTGTAAAGTTGTGGGGTCGACACACGGGGGCAATGCCACGCCTTCTCCATTCATTTACTCTGTAACTCAAGAAAACCAGCTCAGTGATAAGCCAGAGTTCTACAGTCAATCAGAGAGAGTTTCATTGATGGAGCAATGAACTGACAGGAGAACTACCAAAGTTAACATGGAGGAAAGATGAGATTTGCTGTGTCTGATTTTCCACATTCTCCATtcccattttcttccgcttatctggggccgggtcgcaggggcagcagtctaagcagggactcccagccTCCCCTCACCGAGGACatgtcctccagttcctccggtgggactccaaggcgttcccaggccagcaaagagaaatagtccctccagcgtgtcctgggtcaaccctggggcctcctcctgttggggcatgcccagaacacctccctagggaggcatccaggaggaatcctgaacagatgctcgagccacctcagctggctcctctcgacatgtaggagcagcggctctactttgagctcctcctgtgtgactgagctcctcaccctcctcaccatctatctctaagggtgcgaccagccaccctgcggaagaaacccattttggcctcttgtatccacgatcttgtcctttcagtcattacccagagctcatgaccatagatgaggggaggaacatagattgactggtaaattgaGAACTTTGCCTTCCAACTCAACTCCTTCTTTACAACAACAGGGTAAATACAAAatgatacagcgaccacatcactgcagacgctgcaccgatctgcctgtcaatctcacactccatccttccctcactcgtgaacaagaccccaagatacttgaactcctcaaCCTGAGGCAAaggctctccacccacccggagatggcaagccacctttttccggtcaagaactatggcctcggatttggaggagctgattctcatcccatcCACTTCACACttagctgcaaaccgccccagtgcctgctgcaggtcctggctcgatgaagccatcagggcAACATCATGTGCAAACAGCAGAggtgagatcctgtggttcccgaaccagaccccctctggcctctggctgcacctagaaattctgtccataaaagtgcagccctggtggagtccaacatgcactgggaatgGGTCTGACTTACtaccggcaatgcgaacacagctcctgctctggttatacagggactggacagcccttagcaaagggcaccccccaaaggacaccacgagaaACAAGGTTGAATGCCTTCGCCAGgttcacaaaacacatgtggactggttgggcaaactcccctGAACTCTCGAGGatctgatggagagtatagagctggtccagtgttccgcgaccgggCCGAAAacaacactgctcctcctgaatctgaggttcgactatcaatcgaattctcctctccagtaccctggaatagaccttagcgggaaggctgaggagtgtgattcccctgtaattggaacacaccatCCGggcccccttcttatacagaggaaccaccaccccagtctgccagcCCAGCGGTACTGTTCCCGACCACCATGCGATgatgcagagacatgtcagccaagacagcccacaacatccagagacttgaagTACatccggagccttgccaccgaggagcttgccaaccacctcggtgacttcaacCAGGGTGATGAACGAATCCGCCTTCGggtcctcagtctctgcttcctccacGAAAGACAtgatggtgggattgaggagatcctcaaagtattccttccaccacccgacaacatccccagttgaggtcagcagctctccacccgcactgtaaacagtgttggtgaagcactgcttccccctcctgaggcatcagattgtttgccagaatctctttgaggccatctgatagtcctcctccatggcctccccgaactcctcccaacccagagtttttgcctctgtgactgcacgagccgcggcacgcttggcccgctggtactcatcagctgcctcaggagtctcaTGAGCCATCAAgactcgataggactcctttttcagcctgacggcatcccttacttccgggtttggggattgccgcctcaacaaacacaacagactttacgaccacagctacgagcagccgtatcaacaatagaggtggagaacatggctcactcggagtccatgtccccagcctcccccgggatcaggtagaagttctcccggaggtgtgagttgaagacccccctgacagagggctccgccaggtGTTCCCAACACACCCTTacgatacgcttgggcctgcccaGGTCTggccggcttcctcctccaccagcagatccaactcaccaccaggtggtgatcagttgacattCCTAATACGGAGcacggctccaaattcgcccataaccactagcctcgatgatcttcatctgactggagccgaactctatgggtgatgtcacattcacttagtccccTTCTTTATACATACACAAGGATAAAACACCcatagtgaaaaaaacaaacaaccaaaaaaaaaaagcagaacattatattatagtctgtatttttggctaaaagttacatactatagctttaatgtatttatgaacaattaattaattaaaaaaaaaagtaattaactAAacaatactatggaatattcatattacatagtgctcctttaatttctttcattactgcaagttacacagtacatttTGACTGTTAAATATAACTTGACAAGTGTTATATCTCTCATCACCTTGTAAAAACCAGAGGACTAACAGAGATGACACATCACATACAGCCTCTAACTTCCTTGTTCGATCCCTTTGTCCTGTCatgtaaatacaaacatttctaTAGGGGAATGCAGATGGGACTGTCCCTCTTCAGGTCGTTTCTTGGTTCATAAAGTACATACGGGTGGTACATAGCTAACATACCACTCCCCTGACAATAGCACAGAGTCATCCTAGTCTGCTTTCTTCTCTACAATCTACCTATAATAATCATATGATAAAACAAGTTCAACATATTGTATCTAAAAACACATGAACTTCAATTTGCCTTCTTGTCAAAGAGGCCTGTATCCTGATTTCTGATTGGTTCTTAGTTCAAATTTAACAATTAATGATGGGATTTCCAAATCTTTAATTGGAtcttttttagatttttcatgtcaaagagctgtttgAAAGACTagctcttttactgtttatttatgtgacaaaagccaatgtgagaactcattttatctacaaactaatcacagagagaaaaaaccaaggcttaaatgtgtttaaaatggttcaaagtcAGAGTGGTTTACCCACTGAAATGATGCATAGTATAAATGAcactaataattaaaatataatcattaaaacacaaactgttaCTATGATGTGCACAAATATCTCACTGCTGGCTTAgggttaatcagtgtaaaaatgcatacaaattagacaGAAAAAGATTCGGGTCTTTTGAAAAAAATAGATCTggttaaggaactgttcaacAGAGAtgactggaaaaaaaataaataaataaatgaaaaattgaAAGGACAGGaaatgaaagggaaaaaaatgaaacctCACTAAATCTATTTATTTCTCCTCTTCTGCCCTTTCccacttttttttagttttctatttctttttattaCTTGCCTacccataaacacacacacacacacacactcccataTAAGAAGAACAGATGTCATTCTTACCATCTCGTCTCCCCGTTCAAACCTGGATGTTTGCTAATGTCTTTTAtagtttgtattgtctctaatatcacataaaaaataaaaataaaataaaaaagagctgACTCATTCACAGACGTCACATCATAATTGTAAAGTTCATGATATTACAACTATAGACCGCTATTTACAGTGAAATGTCTAAAGGCCAGGACATAATACATTCTCAAAGCTTTTAGTTTGGAGTCTatattatcataaaaaaaaacatacctggagttgtgttttctttcattcacacatgtttaacacacaaaccctgcatatttaggcttagttcttgtcacaaacagaaaacactctgttccactttgtgatgtcatcatgtggtaatacaggaagtgatccactgtgtttattaaacttcatacacctgcACTAGAATCAGCcctgatctctactgaacaaaggtaaaaggttagcagttagcttgaaaactaccacttcatgacatcacaaggtggaacagagcattttgagcttgggagatgtagacatgtgtgaatgaaatgaaacaaaacaaaactccgggtgttttttgatgaggtaaaaattttccaacatgactaaaacctcacacgagtcaattttgcataaaatcGGATCTTTATCTCGGCTGGCTGTGAAGAACACGGCATGCTGGGTAGTAAAATGGTATGCAAGCGGGTGCGGCGAGCGGGATTCGACACATTGCGTTGAACtgtctattttgtttttgcagtgtttgtgtatCTCAACTCcataaaaaaaactcttatCGAATCACAAAATCTATACGTCATCTGTCACTTAACCCTACATGCATCATACATACATAGGACACTCGTCGCTATGCCAACCGTGGAGATGGACTGATTCGGAGACATTTAAAGGCTACTCTGTCATCCAGTCCCCGATGTGGGTCTCTCACAATGTCCCCTCTGTCTGTGGTGCTATGACAACGTGGATCATGTTAATACATTTGCCCTGTGTAGTCTCTAATGTGACAACAGGCTATCGTTTCGAGCGCAAATCTCCAGAATCAGGGTTAGCTAATGATAGTCGGGTGTCGTGTGATATTCTGCGGCGCGGCGTATGACAGATTTGATCCCCTTCGCAGGTGCAATTGAGTATTTAAAGGTCGAATCGTATTTGGTGAGGATCGGAAAAAGCGCGGGGCTGTGTTAAATGTCAAAGATGAGCGATCGCATTTTATAATCAGCTGCGGAGGATCACGCCGGTATGGCCCATATGTCAGTCACTGTGGAACGGTTTTGATTGCCTGGTGATCAAACTTGTTCTAAAACGAATTGGAATCAAAGTATGAGCACGTATAAAGAATGTAGAAAGTTGAAATTACACTTTAGActgttgctgttgtgtcttttggcaaTGCACTTGATCCAGCTTGTATATGTGAATACTCGAGcatgacttttttttaccttttgtgcaaCCTTGACATATTAGAGACTAGAGCtactgtattatgcaaaattgacttttcagagcttttaaccatgttatatattgtttcccttctcatttaccctcttgaagttgtttccctctcatttaccctcctggggcaacctgtcaagCAGCacagacccatctccagatcttgagctagactTGGTTACACTTCCTTAGCTGAGGAATTTAAaggcaacacaacacaacacaattcatacacaaagtaattcaaagtgctttacagaataaagacattaaaatcccaatacaacaaatcaaaacataaatactcatcataaaattaacattataagagaagagtgcagaataaaaccgtttcagtcatatgcacagctaaacagaaccgttttgatactttgcagtgacatccgGCTGGGGGTGTTGCACATATATGTCTATAGTTGAATGTTCAGCCGattccatggtgacacaaagcGCACATAAGCAAACATTGCCAAAAATTTTAAAGATGGTCTGAAAAGTGAATAGAAAATTGAtttgaacaacacattttcaggaacctgtgatcaatacaaatgttcatggtcctgcaacagaacttcagacagagcagtgcccacgGTTAACATCACACCCCCGGGAAATGTTGATTACATCAGCTGCAAGTATCAATTGTGATCCTCTGTCAACCCAAATGTTctgggtaaatatttatcagttttacatcagtcaagtagcagtttgttttttttttttttttttttaaagtatgaaaatacaggaagtagcactgaatacctctacctatgtcatcaaggcatttttctggcatTTTTAACTTCATTTAAGAAAATTAAGGTGTTGTAGTTTATTTTTGAGTCTAATTATAAGTACTCAGACAAGTTTTGGTGCTTGttaacattacggttgctaggtaacagttatgaaattgcCTCTACTGCTGcatgtgtccaaccaggaagttaaaATATCaattaaaaactagaaaaaaatgatactttgcagtgacattatgCTGGGGGTGCTCTacatggtggaatgttcagcagttaccatggtgacacaatgcacactgccaaaaaaggaaaaaaaaaaaaaatacaaaatggatttaaacagcacattttcaggagcctgtgataaatgtgcatggtcctgtttaggtgtttgattttcaacaaaaaaggtgataGTGACTAAATGAAAAATGGTTAGCGAATGCTAGTTAGTGCAAATCAGATAACCTGTTCCAGCTTAATCAGtcctttctggtcagattgtgttaaaaccatagactgtgtaaagaagtggactgagggagtgtgacgacACCCAGTGTTCAGTACtagacaaatgaagctcatcaa from Periophthalmus magnuspinnatus isolate fPerMag1 chromosome 20, fPerMag1.2.pri, whole genome shotgun sequence harbors:
- the LOC129457252 gene encoding galactose-specific lectin nattectin-like, whose product is MSFVEEAETEDPKADSFITLVEVTEVMALRGLLIVLGCLAIDAGLTIPAVMSALSVAGGDQGCPDGWTRFESRCFKFFNEKKSWTDAEKTCHSLGANLPSIHSLEQNRFIVDMIVKSTGTNIHTWLGGTDAVEEGKWLWSDGSVWDFTHWPPSGSQPDNAAGKEHCLMMNWDATFWNDAPNSWSLVYICTKDVLQPTPKPKEVSLTLEGFICRCTPEKK